In the Leifsonia sp. 466MF genome, one interval contains:
- a CDS encoding FecCD family ABC transporter permease — protein MSASVDAPAAAGGAGTGRAGSSPRARRRRLLAGFAVAAVLLVVVSVLSLMVGARTIAPADVVHALLHYSRSDPDSLVVVDSRLPRTLLGLVTGLALGLAGTVMQGLSRNPLADPGILGVNFGASLAVVVAIAFLGITAPTGYLWFAFAGAALASVLVYAVSSLGREGATPVKLALAGAAVSAALGSLITAVELTSRASLDAMRFWQVGSLAGRGFGVLWQILPTLTVGAILALGLGRLLNGLALGDDVARGLGQRVGVTRVLCGVAIVLLCGSATAAVGPIAFLGLIIPHIARRVVGADYRWILAYSAVAAPTLLLACDILGRVVAPPGELQVGVVLAFVGAPVFIALVRRRRLVSL, from the coding sequence ATGTCCGCGAGCGTCGACGCGCCCGCCGCCGCCGGCGGGGCGGGTACCGGTCGCGCGGGGTCGTCCCCGCGCGCCCGGCGCCGCCGCCTGCTCGCGGGCTTCGCCGTCGCGGCCGTCCTGCTCGTGGTCGTCTCGGTGCTGAGCCTCATGGTCGGCGCGCGTACGATCGCCCCGGCCGACGTCGTGCACGCCCTGCTGCACTACTCGCGCAGCGACCCTGACTCCCTCGTGGTCGTGGACAGCCGCCTCCCCCGCACTCTGCTGGGGCTGGTCACCGGGCTCGCCCTGGGGCTCGCCGGCACGGTCATGCAAGGGCTGTCGCGCAACCCGCTGGCCGACCCCGGCATCCTCGGCGTCAACTTCGGGGCGTCGCTCGCCGTGGTCGTCGCCATCGCGTTCCTGGGCATCACCGCGCCGACGGGGTACCTGTGGTTCGCGTTCGCCGGCGCGGCGCTCGCCTCCGTGCTCGTCTACGCCGTCTCCTCCCTCGGGCGCGAAGGGGCGACGCCGGTCAAGCTGGCGCTCGCGGGAGCGGCCGTCTCGGCCGCCCTGGGTTCGCTGATCACCGCGGTGGAGCTGACCAGCCGCGCCTCGCTCGACGCCATGCGCTTCTGGCAGGTGGGATCGCTCGCCGGCCGCGGATTCGGGGTGCTGTGGCAGATCCTCCCGACGCTCACCGTCGGCGCGATCCTGGCGCTCGGGCTCGGGAGGCTGCTGAACGGCCTCGCGCTCGGCGACGACGTCGCCCGCGGTCTCGGACAGCGCGTGGGTGTGACGCGCGTGCTCTGCGGGGTGGCGATCGTCCTGCTCTGCGGCTCGGCCACCGCGGCGGTCGGGCCCATCGCGTTCCTCGGCCTGATCATCCCGCATATCGCCCGGCGCGTGGTCGGGGCGGACTACCGCTGGATCCTGGCGTACTCGGCGGTCGCCGCACCGACGCTGCTGCTCGCGTGCGACATCCTCGGCCGCGTCGTCGCCCCTCCCGGTGAGCTGCAGGTGGGCGTCGTGCTGGCGTTCGTGGGCGCGCCGGTGTTCATCGCGCTGGTGCGGCGCCGACGGCTGGTGAGCCTGTGA
- the nhaA gene encoding Na+/H+ antiporter NhaA produces MSIIRSERTAAGLLLGAAALGLLLANTALGPALLDVQHAHLGAGPLDLSVGHWISDGLLAIFFFIVAVELKHELVVGELNSVQKAIHPAIAAVAGVVVPAGIYLALTAGTGVSQGWPIPTATDIAFALGVLAVFGRGLPNRLRVFLLALAVLDDLIAIVIIAVFFTTDPNLLELALAAVTVAVFGVLSRRLRGRMRWPLGVLMVLLALLTWWLVYDSGVHATIAGVALGLVMARRPAGKVTHALEPWSNGLILPLFAFSAALVPIPAVSPSQLSPAFWGILVALPVGKLIGITLGGWLGSFTKRGAERGRISLFGLVTVAALGGIGFTVSLLMNELAFAGSEEVRAEGTLAVLLGSAVAIVVSGFLVSALARRNRREHPHPDPRKRAEPESQAEPSA; encoded by the coding sequence ATGAGCATCATCCGATCCGAGCGCACCGCCGCCGGACTCCTCCTCGGAGCGGCCGCGCTCGGCCTCCTCCTCGCCAACACGGCCCTCGGCCCCGCGCTGCTCGACGTTCAGCACGCCCACCTCGGAGCCGGGCCGCTCGACCTGAGCGTCGGCCATTGGATCAGCGACGGCCTGCTCGCGATCTTCTTCTTCATCGTCGCGGTCGAGCTCAAGCACGAGCTCGTCGTGGGCGAGCTCAACAGTGTGCAGAAGGCCATCCATCCGGCGATCGCGGCGGTCGCCGGCGTGGTCGTGCCTGCGGGGATCTACCTGGCGCTGACCGCGGGCACCGGCGTGTCGCAGGGGTGGCCCATCCCGACCGCGACGGACATCGCCTTCGCGCTCGGCGTGCTCGCCGTCTTCGGCCGCGGGCTGCCGAACCGGCTGCGCGTCTTCCTGCTGGCCCTCGCGGTGCTCGACGACCTCATCGCGATCGTCATCATCGCCGTGTTCTTCACCACCGACCCGAACCTGCTGGAGCTGGCGCTCGCCGCCGTCACGGTCGCCGTGTTCGGGGTGCTGAGCCGGAGGCTGCGCGGGCGGATGCGCTGGCCGCTCGGTGTCCTCATGGTGCTGCTCGCTCTGCTCACCTGGTGGCTGGTCTACGACTCCGGCGTGCACGCGACCATCGCGGGCGTCGCCCTCGGGCTCGTCATGGCGCGCCGGCCTGCCGGGAAGGTCACGCACGCCCTCGAACCGTGGTCGAATGGGCTCATCCTGCCGCTGTTCGCGTTCTCGGCGGCGCTGGTGCCCATCCCCGCCGTGTCGCCGTCGCAGCTGTCGCCGGCGTTCTGGGGCATCCTGGTCGCCCTGCCTGTCGGCAAGCTCATCGGCATCACCCTGGGTGGATGGCTCGGCTCGTTCACGAAGCGCGGTGCCGAACGCGGGCGCATCTCGCTCTTCGGGCTCGTCACCGTCGCCGCGCTCGGCGGGATCGGCTTCACCGTCTCCCTGCTCATGAACGAGCTGGCGTTCGCCGGGTCGGAGGAGGTCCGGGCGGAGGGCACGCTGGCCGTGCTGCTCGGGTCGGCGGTCGCGATCGTCGTCTCCGGGTTCCTCGTCAGCGCGCTGGCCCGGCGCAACCGACGGGAGCACCCGCACCCGGATCCGCGGAAGCGGGCGGAGCCGGAATCACAGGCGGAGCCGTCTGCCTGA
- a CDS encoding ABC transporter ATP-binding protein, producing the protein MTYETPSAVPELAARDLSLAYEGRVVVDGLDLDIPAGRVTAIVGPNACGKSTLLRGLSRLLPPASGSVLLDGSDIHSLPTKQVAQRLGLLPQTPTAPDGITVADLVSRGRYPHQGWFRRWTAEDDEAVAEAMTATGITDLADRPVDELSGGQRQRVWIAMALAQRTDILLLDEPTTFLDLSHQLDVLDLLLDLNAARGTTVVMVLHDLNLAARYAGHLIAMRSGSVVAAGDPAAVVTAELVRDVFGVESVIADDPVTGTPLVVPLGRHHTA; encoded by the coding sequence ATGACATACGAGACCCCTTCCGCCGTGCCGGAGCTGGCCGCCCGCGATCTGTCGCTCGCCTACGAGGGACGGGTGGTGGTCGACGGACTCGACCTCGACATACCGGCCGGCCGCGTGACCGCCATCGTCGGGCCGAACGCCTGCGGCAAGTCGACCCTGCTGCGCGGGCTGTCGCGGCTGCTCCCGCCGGCCTCCGGCAGCGTCCTGCTCGACGGCTCCGACATCCACTCGCTGCCGACCAAACAGGTGGCGCAGCGCCTCGGACTGCTGCCCCAGACGCCGACCGCGCCCGACGGCATCACCGTCGCGGACCTGGTCTCGCGCGGCCGCTACCCGCACCAGGGCTGGTTCCGGCGTTGGACGGCCGAGGACGACGAAGCGGTGGCCGAGGCCATGACGGCGACCGGGATCACCGACCTCGCCGACCGTCCAGTGGACGAGCTCTCCGGCGGTCAGCGGCAGCGCGTGTGGATCGCGATGGCGCTCGCCCAGCGCACCGACATCCTCCTGCTGGACGAGCCGACGACCTTCCTCGACCTCAGCCACCAGCTGGATGTGCTCGATCTCCTGCTCGACCTCAACGCCGCCCGTGGCACGACGGTCGTCATGGTGCTGCACGACCTCAATCTGGCCGCGCGGTATGCCGGACACCTCATCGCCATGCGCTCGGGGTCGGTCGTGGCGGCGGGAGACCCGGCCGCGGTGGTCACGGCGGAGCTCGTGCGCGACGTGTTCGGCGTCGAGTCGGTCATCGCCGACGACCCGGTGACCGGGACGCCGCTCGTTGTACCGCTCGGACGGCACCACACGGCGTAG
- a CDS encoding MazG family protein: MGEAVGQDPGPVVVPEAATKLDELVAVMARLRAPGGCPWDADQTHESLVQYLIEETYELIDAIETGDRDELLEELGDVLYQVLFHADIAAHTPGEDFDIQDVAAHMTAKMVGRHPHVFGDRTAADARRAETADDVVGFWDELKKQEKPGRTSVLDGIPQSMPSLALADKLLGRAQKVGLLDLQESGGVQVASEDELGPLLLAIVASAKAQGLDAERALRSTLRDLQDEIRDQEAV, translated from the coding sequence ATGGGCGAGGCAGTGGGTCAGGATCCGGGTCCGGTGGTCGTACCGGAGGCCGCGACGAAGCTCGACGAGCTGGTCGCCGTGATGGCCCGCCTGCGCGCTCCGGGAGGGTGCCCGTGGGATGCCGACCAGACCCACGAGTCGCTGGTGCAGTACCTGATCGAAGAGACCTACGAGCTCATCGACGCCATCGAGACCGGTGACCGCGACGAGCTGCTCGAGGAGCTGGGCGACGTGCTGTACCAGGTGCTCTTCCACGCCGATATCGCGGCGCACACGCCGGGGGAGGACTTCGACATCCAGGATGTCGCCGCGCACATGACTGCGAAGATGGTCGGCCGCCACCCGCACGTCTTCGGCGACCGGACCGCCGCCGACGCCCGCCGGGCCGAGACCGCGGACGACGTGGTCGGGTTCTGGGACGAGCTGAAGAAGCAGGAGAAGCCGGGCCGCACGAGCGTGCTCGACGGCATCCCCCAGAGCATGCCCTCGCTCGCGCTGGCCGACAAGCTGCTCGGCCGCGCGCAGAAGGTCGGTCTGCTCGACCTGCAGGAGTCGGGCGGCGTGCAGGTGGCCAGCGAGGACGAACTCGGGCCGCTGCTGCTCGCGATCGTCGCGTCGGCCAAGGCGCAGGGGCTGGATGCGGAGCGCGCGCTGCGCTCGACCCTGCGCGACCTGCAGGACGAGATCCGCGACCAGGAGGCCGTCTAG
- a CDS encoding FecCD family ABC transporter permease gives MSAAPVSPPSRAGGTSDGGTSAAGTVDAVRADRRHGRSRALRVSIVLAVLVLLVAAVSLTLGAVAVSPADVLAALVGRADRLTSFVILELRLPRLIAGALVGACLGLSGALIQSVARNPLASPDIIGITAAASATGSVALIWFGLTGLALSGIVLAGTLVAAAAIYLLAWRHGVSGYRFVLVGIGIAAFCAGIVSYVLTRADLSDVQQALVWITGSLNSVDPTSLLVLGIGTVLLVPCALLIGRPLGALSLGDDLAAGLGVRPERTRLLVVAVAVALAALAVAVAGPVSFVAFLAAPIARRLLGRGSLALVPSALLGALILVVSDIVAQFALPGVVLPVGVVTGIVGAPYLLWLLARTNRIGRGG, from the coding sequence GTGAGCGCCGCACCGGTGTCCCCGCCGTCACGGGCCGGGGGCACGTCGGACGGGGGCACGTCGGCCGCCGGCACGGTGGATGCGGTGCGCGCCGACCGGCGCCACGGCCGTTCGCGCGCGCTCCGGGTTTCGATCGTGCTCGCCGTGCTCGTCCTCCTCGTCGCGGCCGTCTCCCTGACGCTCGGCGCTGTGGCGGTCTCGCCCGCGGACGTGCTGGCCGCACTGGTCGGCCGCGCCGACCGGCTGACGTCGTTCGTCATCCTCGAGCTGCGGCTGCCGCGGCTGATCGCGGGCGCCCTGGTCGGAGCGTGCCTCGGGCTCTCCGGTGCGCTCATCCAGTCGGTCGCCCGCAACCCGCTCGCGAGCCCCGACATCATCGGCATCACCGCGGCGGCGAGCGCGACAGGCTCCGTCGCCCTGATCTGGTTCGGGCTCACGGGTCTCGCACTCTCCGGCATCGTGCTCGCTGGGACGCTCGTCGCCGCCGCGGCCATCTACCTGCTGGCCTGGCGCCACGGTGTCAGCGGCTACCGCTTCGTGCTGGTCGGGATCGGGATCGCGGCCTTCTGCGCGGGCATCGTCTCGTACGTGCTCACCCGCGCCGACCTCTCCGACGTGCAGCAGGCGCTGGTGTGGATCACCGGGAGCCTCAACTCCGTCGACCCCACCTCGCTGCTGGTGCTCGGCATCGGGACGGTGCTGCTGGTGCCCTGCGCACTGCTGATCGGCCGTCCGCTCGGAGCCCTGTCCCTCGGCGACGACCTCGCCGCCGGGCTCGGTGTGCGGCCGGAGCGCACCCGCCTCCTGGTGGTCGCCGTGGCCGTCGCGCTCGCGGCTCTCGCCGTCGCCGTCGCCGGTCCGGTCTCCTTCGTCGCGTTTCTCGCCGCGCCGATCGCCCGGCGGCTGCTGGGCCGCGGGTCGCTCGCGCTCGTCCCGTCGGCGCTGCTCGGCGCGCTCATCCTCGTCGTCTCGGACATCGTCGCCCAGTTCGCGCTCCCGGGCGTCGTGCTGCCGGTCGGCGTCGTCACCGGGATCGTCGGCGCCCCCTACCTGCTCTGGCTGCTCGCCAGGACCAACCGCATCGGCCGTGGAGGCTGA
- a CDS encoding heme-degrading domain-containing protein, which yields MTDLSIPFLEQQERELVLPSFDLAAAWRLGSLIIERALAADAGVAVDIRRGDHILFRAMLPGTTVDQQDWIRKKAAVVHRFEASSALVALRLADVDVEGLGWLDARDYALTGGSFPIRVTGTGVVGAVTASGLTSEEDHLLVTDGIREYLASLSE from the coding sequence ATGACCGACCTCTCGATCCCGTTTCTCGAGCAGCAGGAGCGGGAGCTCGTCCTGCCGTCGTTCGACCTCGCCGCAGCGTGGCGCCTGGGGAGCCTCATCATCGAGCGCGCGCTCGCGGCCGACGCCGGTGTGGCCGTCGACATCCGGCGCGGAGATCACATCCTGTTCCGCGCCATGCTGCCCGGAACGACGGTCGATCAGCAGGATTGGATCCGCAAGAAGGCTGCCGTCGTGCACCGGTTCGAGGCGAGCAGCGCCCTGGTGGCTCTCCGCCTGGCCGACGTGGATGTGGAGGGTCTCGGCTGGCTCGATGCACGCGACTACGCGCTCACCGGTGGCTCGTTCCCGATCCGGGTCACCGGCACCGGCGTCGTCGGAGCGGTCACCGCGTCGGGCCTCACCTCGGAGGAGGACCACCTGCTGGTGACGGACGGCATCCGCGAATACCTGGCTTCGCTCAGCGAGTGA